In Pangasianodon hypophthalmus isolate fPanHyp1 chromosome 3, fPanHyp1.pri, whole genome shotgun sequence, a single genomic region encodes these proteins:
- the pla2g12b gene encoding group XIIB secretory phospholipase A2-like protein isoform X2, giving the protein MFSRCALVLLLCLSTGLAATLIPPASAEELPSAPEAAAAEESNMNTVVEADGVEAAQADAPAEVNQARDAASTTQNAEEDSEWGLSSIRGSFQAVNGYFDSLLELMGGRDGVCQYRCRYGKAPQARPGYQIPEPNGCTSSLLGFQFDMGIPAMTKCCNQLDMCYDTCGSNKYRCDTKFRWCLHSICGDLKKSLGFVSKVEACEAFADTMYNTVWTLGCRPFMNSQRAACICEGEEKDEL; this is encoded by the exons ATGTTCTCTCGCTGTGCCCTCGTTCTTCTGCTCTGCCTCTCCACAGGCCTGGCTGCCACGCTCATCCCTCCTGCTTCTGCCGAGGAGCTTCCGTCAGCTCCTGAGGCTGCAGCAGCTGAAGAGTCAAACATGAATACAGTTGTAGAGGCTGATGGCGTTGAAGCAGCCCAAGCTGATGCTCCTGCAGAGGTAAACCAGGCCAGAGATGCCGCCAGCACTACCCAAAACGCTGAGGAGGACTCTGAGTGGGGCCTGAGCTCCATCAGAGGCAGCTTTCAAGCCGTCAATGGGTATTTTGACTCACTGCTGGAGCTGATGGGAGGCCGCGATGGCGTGTGCCAGTACCGCTGTAGATACG GTAAAGCTCCACAAGCTCGTCCAGGCTACCAGATACCTGAACCCAATGGCTGCACATCCTCTTTGCTTGGTTTCCAG TTCGACATGGGCATCCCAGCCATGACCAAGTGCTGTAACCAGCTGGACATGTGCTATGATACGTGTGGTTCCAACAAGTACCGTTGCGACACCAAGTTCCGCTGGTGCCTCCACAGCATCTGCGGTGATCTAAAGAAGAGCTTGGGCTTCGTGTCAAAGGTCGAAG cttgtGAGGCATTTGCGGATACCATGTACAACACGGTATGGACTCTGGGCTGCAGGCCGTTCATGAACAGCCAGAGGGCAGCCTGTATCTGTGAGGGAGAGGAGAAAGACGAGCTGTAA
- the LOC113542058 gene encoding uncharacterized protein C6orf118 isoform X3 has translation MSVSGGQTPKRSGNQRELKELLRSVEKAHKADIQTYSSGHLGPNRLTHKPLDCRPRKPIWNKPKCKDMGPSRVQERSKMEASVEETIDVLHSFTIATTQQKPRIQEKPESPSGELLTADLRGALDRTEVAKLRKAKQETCAVSGMVEQDSCLFTHSHEAGLTWRQHFDTQVLRTKDLTTRKCLSGREAAKRHERKLQQALRKLPASGGPCRERLTVFSDVFDDVCHGSPAFGSVLREIKTEYDLYTKSLLSSQSPLQDKSACTPFGVSTEATELKEAAKRVLLLEQEAWRALEENDRYYFINILISLCMLLKTIHRRLFFSFRVRIEYEDAQAKALPDQKENGRGVRKPRYWSV, from the exons ATGTCTGTATCAGGCGGCCAAACTCCGAAGCGCTCAGGCAATCAGCGCGAGTTGAAGGAACTTCTGCGTAGTGTGGAAAAAGCGCACAAAGCAGACATCCAGACCTACAGCTCAGGTCACCTGGGTCCTAACCGCCTCACTCATAAACCCCTCGACTGCAGGCCACGCAAGCCCATTTGGAACAAGCCCAAGTGTAAAGACATGGGCCCTTCTCGCGTTCAGGAAAGGAGCAAAATGGAAGCTAGCGTGGAAGAAACGATTGACGTCCTGCACAGTTTCACCATAGCCACCACGCAACAGAAGCCTAGGATCCAGGAAAAGCCAGAAAGTCCCAGTGGGGAATTGCTGACCGCTGATCTGAGAGGAGCTCTGGACAGGACAGAGGTAGCTAAGTTGAGAAAAGCAAAGCAGGAAACTTGTGCAGTGTCTGGCATGGTGGAACAGGACAGCTgcttgttcacacactcacacgaaGCTGGGCTCACCTGGAGGCAGCACTTTGACACGCAGGTTTTAAGGACAAAAGACCTGACCACCAGGAAGTGTTTGAGTGGTAGAGAAGCAGCAAAGCGGCATGAGCGCAAACTTCAGCAG gcacTGAGGAAACTTCCTGCCAGCGGAGGTCCCTGCAGAGAGCGCCTCACAGTATTTAGTGATGTCTTTGATGACGTGTGTCACGGCTCACCTGCATTCGGCAGCGTCCTCCGAGAAATCAAG ACAGAGTATGATTTGTACACGAAGTCACTCCTTTCCTCCCAGTCACCTCTTCAGGATAAG TCTGCATGTACCCCCTTCGGAGTCTCCACAGAAGCAACAGAGTTAAAGGAAGCAGCAAAGCGAGTGTTATTACTGGAACAGGAAGCCTGGAGAGCTCTAGAGGAAAATGACAggtattattttataaacattttgattTCACTGTGCATGTTGCTCAAAACAATTCATAGaagattgtttttttccttcagagTCAGAATAGAGTATGAAGATGCTCAAGCCAAAGCCTTACCAGACCAGAAGGAAAATG gCAGGGGGGTCAGAAAGCCGCGATACtggtcagtgtga
- the LOC113542058 gene encoding uncharacterized protein C6orf118 isoform X4: MSVSGGQTPKRSGNQRELKELLRSVEKAHKADIQTYSSGHLGPNRLTHKPLDCRPRKPIWNKPKCKDMGPSRVQERSKMEASVEETIDVLHSFTIATTQQKPRIQEKPESPSGELLTADLRGALDRTEVAKLRKAKQETCAVSGMVEQDSCLFTHSHEAGLTWRQHFDTQVLRTKDLTTRKCLSGREAAKRHERKLQQALRKLPASGGPCRERLTVFSDVFDDVCHGSPAFGSVLREIKTEYDLYTKSLLSSQSPLQDKSACTPFGVSTEATELKEAAKRVLLLEQEAWRALEENDRVRIEYEDAQAKALPDQKENGGSESRDTGQCDEDVFSGVKQCELSSIAQVEAKRQQVWEVWNEVQRLQKDIRETMVSTVTTSTLENCIRDSEDEIMNFAASNVLLQRTSKDLKQNISVVLSKAKVSEETKKQVWEEIWTTLNGHE; this comes from the exons ATGTCTGTATCAGGCGGCCAAACTCCGAAGCGCTCAGGCAATCAGCGCGAGTTGAAGGAACTTCTGCGTAGTGTGGAAAAAGCGCACAAAGCAGACATCCAGACCTACAGCTCAGGTCACCTGGGTCCTAACCGCCTCACTCATAAACCCCTCGACTGCAGGCCACGCAAGCCCATTTGGAACAAGCCCAAGTGTAAAGACATGGGCCCTTCTCGCGTTCAGGAAAGGAGCAAAATGGAAGCTAGCGTGGAAGAAACGATTGACGTCCTGCACAGTTTCACCATAGCCACCACGCAACAGAAGCCTAGGATCCAGGAAAAGCCAGAAAGTCCCAGTGGGGAATTGCTGACCGCTGATCTGAGAGGAGCTCTGGACAGGACAGAGGTAGCTAAGTTGAGAAAAGCAAAGCAGGAAACTTGTGCAGTGTCTGGCATGGTGGAACAGGACAGCTgcttgttcacacactcacacgaaGCTGGGCTCACCTGGAGGCAGCACTTTGACACGCAGGTTTTAAGGACAAAAGACCTGACCACCAGGAAGTGTTTGAGTGGTAGAGAAGCAGCAAAGCGGCATGAGCGCAAACTTCAGCAG gcacTGAGGAAACTTCCTGCCAGCGGAGGTCCCTGCAGAGAGCGCCTCACAGTATTTAGTGATGTCTTTGATGACGTGTGTCACGGCTCACCTGCATTCGGCAGCGTCCTCCGAGAAATCAAG ACAGAGTATGATTTGTACACGAAGTCACTCCTTTCCTCCCAGTCACCTCTTCAGGATAAG TCTGCATGTACCCCCTTCGGAGTCTCCACAGAAGCAACAGAGTTAAAGGAAGCAGCAAAGCGAGTGTTATTACTGGAACAGGAAGCCTGGAGAGCTCTAGAGGAAAATGACAg agTCAGAATAGAGTATGAAGATGCTCAAGCCAAAGCCTTACCAGACCAGAAGGAAAATG GGGGGTCAGAAAGCCGCGATACtggtcagtgtgatgaggaTGTGTTCTCGGGAGTGAAGCAGTGTGAACTGTCCTCCATCGCTCAAGTGGAGGCTAAGAGACAGCAGGTGTGGGAAGTGTGGAATGAGGTGCAGAGGCTTCAGAAAGACATCAGAGAGACGATGGTGTCCACTGTTACCACCAGCACTCTTGAGAACTGCATCAGAGACTCAGAA GATGAAATCATGAACTTTGCTGCTTCAAATGTGCTTCTACAGAGAACCAGTAAG GATctcaaacaaaacatttcagtggTCCTGAGCAAAGCAAAAGTCAGCGAGGAGACAAAGAA GCAGGTTTGGGAGGAGATATGGACAACACTGAATGGACACGAATAG
- the oit3 gene encoding oncoprotein-induced transcript 3 protein, with the protein MPLTLLMDVLIALSAVQTVATDQITAPDPCSAYISLNEPWRNTDYHVNNSAGVPLCDRHVAGEWYRFTGMAGDAMPNFCIEENHCGTHAPIWLNGTHPLPSDGIVTLPTCASFNDDCCHWRGTVDVKACPRGYYVYRLPRPSVCFHVYCGHFYDICDEVECTGPDCPLQLECHCPAGTVLGPDSQTCLDINECESNNGGCAEMCMNTKGSRRCECGPGRVLDADGRTCNEIAGCHNVNGGCSHGCSSEDDSYYCHCPRGLTLGKDERSCQVPVHCDPSAIDVSVPKDLVGGLELFLSNSSCRGVSNGTHINLHFSLKTCGTVVKVIDGKITGTNLVTGLPKSSPTSSGDLIVRTSKLLLPITCEFPGHYDVSDGYLPSVRSSALELSAHSEGIFPFTLELFKSAEFSEPYNSPPQLRLRDALYFGVEPREHVEGLAALVETCFATPGPKAEQVLKYYLIKDGCISDETVRQLSAKDQLSKHYQVPVFKFIGSDNREVYLHCRVLVCGEGESRCTQGCRRRLRRDLWNEQHQEKRTLTGGPILILPDP; encoded by the exons CTCCAGATCCCTGCTCGGCCTACATCAGTCTGAATGAGCCCTGGAGGAATACTGACTACCATGTCAACAACTCAGCTGGTGTGCCCTTGTGTGACCGCCATGTAGCTGGTGAGTGGTACCGCTTCACTGGTATGGCCGGTGATGCCATGCCAAATTTTTGCATCGAGGAGAACCACTGTGGCACTCACGCACCGATCTGGCTCAACGGCACCCACCCACTGCCTTCTGATGGCATCGTCACATTGCCTACATGTGCAAGCTTCAATGATGACTGCTGCCATTGGCGTGGGACGGTGGATGTGAAAGCTTGTCCCAGGGGTTACTATGTATACCGCCTGCCGCGCCCTTCAGTATGCTTCCACGTGTACTGTGGTC ATTTCTATGACATCTGTGATGAGGTGGAGTGCACTGGTCCAGACTGTCCACTGCAACTAGAATGCCATTGTCCTGCTGGGACTGTTCTGGGGCCAGACTCCCAGACTTGTCTGG ATATAAATGAGTGTGAGAGTAACAATGGTGGATGTGCTGAAATGTGTATGAACACCAAGGGCTCACGACGGTGTGAGTGTGGCCCAGGCCGAGTACTGGATGCCGATGGCCGGACCTGCAATG AGATTGCAGGCTGCCACAATGTGAATGGAGGCTGTAGCCATGGCTGCTCATCAGAGGATGACTCGTATTACTGTCATTGTCCACGAGGTCTAACACTGGGGAAGGACGAGCGAAGCTGTCAGG TGCCTGTGCATTGCGATCCCAGCGCTATTGATGTGTCTGTTCCCAAAGACCTTGTGGGTGGCCTGGAGCTCTTTTTGTCAAATTCCTCATGTCGCGGAGTTTCTAATGGCACTCACATCAACCTTCATTTCAGCCTGAAGACCTGCGGCACCGTGGTCAAG GTAATTGATGGCAAAATTACTGGCACAAATCTGGTCACCGGACTGCCAAAGTCAAGTCCGACCAGCAGTGGAGATCTAATTGTACGCACCAGCAAGCTTTTGCTGCCCATAACTTGTGAGTTCCCGGGTCACTATGATGTATCAGATGGTTACCTTCCCAGTGTACGCAGCTCTGCACTGGAGCTGTCAGCACACAGTGAAGGCATCTTCCCCTTCACACTGGAGCTGTTTAAGAGCGCAGAGTTCTCCGAGCCGTACAACAGTCCTCCTCAGCTGCGTTTACGTGATGCGCTGTACTTTGGCGTGGAGCCACGTGAGCATGTGGAGGGCCTTGCTGCACTTGTGGAGACCTGCTTCGCCACGCCTGGCCCCAAAGCTGAACAAGTCCTCAAATATTACCTCATTAAAGACGG cTGTATTTCGGATGAGACAGTACGCCAGCTCTCAGCTAAAGATCAGCTCTCCAAACACTACCAGGTTCCTGTCTTCAAGTTCATTGGCAGTGACAACAGG GAGGTGTACCTGCATTGCCGGGTGCTGGTGTGTGGTGAAGGAGAGTCACGCTGCACGCAGGGCTGTCGCAGACGTCTGAGGCGAGACCTCTGGAATGAGCAGCACCAGGAGAAACGCACACTAACTGGAGGACCCATTCTCATTCTGCCAGATCCGtaa
- the LOC113542058 gene encoding uncharacterized protein C6orf118 isoform X2 — MSVSGGQTPKRSGNQRELKELLRSVEKAHKADIQTYSSGHLGPNRLTHKPLDCRPRKPIWNKPKCKDMGPSRVQERSKMEASVEETIDVLHSFTIATTQQKPRIQEKPESPSGELLTADLRGALDRTEVAKLRKAKQETCAVSGMVEQDSCLFTHSHEAGLTWRQHFDTQVLRTKDLTTRKCLSGREAAKRHERKLQQALRKLPASGGPCRERLTVFSDVFDDVCHGSPAFGSVLREIKTEYDLYTKSLLSSQSPLQDKSACTPFGVSTEATELKEAAKRVLLLEQEAWRALEENDRYYFINILISLCMLLKTIHRRLFFSFRVRIEYEDAQAKALPDQKENGGSESRDTGQCDEDVFSGVKQCELSSIAQVEAKRQQVWEVWNEVQRLQKDIRETMVSTVTTSTLENCIRDSEDEIMNFAASNVLLQRTSKDLKQNISVVLSKAKVSEETKKQVWEEIWTTLNGHE; from the exons ATGTCTGTATCAGGCGGCCAAACTCCGAAGCGCTCAGGCAATCAGCGCGAGTTGAAGGAACTTCTGCGTAGTGTGGAAAAAGCGCACAAAGCAGACATCCAGACCTACAGCTCAGGTCACCTGGGTCCTAACCGCCTCACTCATAAACCCCTCGACTGCAGGCCACGCAAGCCCATTTGGAACAAGCCCAAGTGTAAAGACATGGGCCCTTCTCGCGTTCAGGAAAGGAGCAAAATGGAAGCTAGCGTGGAAGAAACGATTGACGTCCTGCACAGTTTCACCATAGCCACCACGCAACAGAAGCCTAGGATCCAGGAAAAGCCAGAAAGTCCCAGTGGGGAATTGCTGACCGCTGATCTGAGAGGAGCTCTGGACAGGACAGAGGTAGCTAAGTTGAGAAAAGCAAAGCAGGAAACTTGTGCAGTGTCTGGCATGGTGGAACAGGACAGCTgcttgttcacacactcacacgaaGCTGGGCTCACCTGGAGGCAGCACTTTGACACGCAGGTTTTAAGGACAAAAGACCTGACCACCAGGAAGTGTTTGAGTGGTAGAGAAGCAGCAAAGCGGCATGAGCGCAAACTTCAGCAG gcacTGAGGAAACTTCCTGCCAGCGGAGGTCCCTGCAGAGAGCGCCTCACAGTATTTAGTGATGTCTTTGATGACGTGTGTCACGGCTCACCTGCATTCGGCAGCGTCCTCCGAGAAATCAAG ACAGAGTATGATTTGTACACGAAGTCACTCCTTTCCTCCCAGTCACCTCTTCAGGATAAG TCTGCATGTACCCCCTTCGGAGTCTCCACAGAAGCAACAGAGTTAAAGGAAGCAGCAAAGCGAGTGTTATTACTGGAACAGGAAGCCTGGAGAGCTCTAGAGGAAAATGACAggtattattttataaacattttgattTCACTGTGCATGTTGCTCAAAACAATTCATAGaagattgtttttttccttcagagTCAGAATAGAGTATGAAGATGCTCAAGCCAAAGCCTTACCAGACCAGAAGGAAAATG GGGGGTCAGAAAGCCGCGATACtggtcagtgtgatgaggaTGTGTTCTCGGGAGTGAAGCAGTGTGAACTGTCCTCCATCGCTCAAGTGGAGGCTAAGAGACAGCAGGTGTGGGAAGTGTGGAATGAGGTGCAGAGGCTTCAGAAAGACATCAGAGAGACGATGGTGTCCACTGTTACCACCAGCACTCTTGAGAACTGCATCAGAGACTCAGAA GATGAAATCATGAACTTTGCTGCTTCAAATGTGCTTCTACAGAGAACCAGTAAG GATctcaaacaaaacatttcagtggTCCTGAGCAAAGCAAAAGTCAGCGAGGAGACAAAGAA GCAGGTTTGGGAGGAGATATGGACAACACTGAATGGACACGAATAG
- the LOC113542058 gene encoding uncharacterized protein C6orf118 isoform X1 yields MSVSGGQTPKRSGNQRELKELLRSVEKAHKADIQTYSSGHLGPNRLTHKPLDCRPRKPIWNKPKCKDMGPSRVQERSKMEASVEETIDVLHSFTIATTQQKPRIQEKPESPSGELLTADLRGALDRTEVAKLRKAKQETCAVSGMVEQDSCLFTHSHEAGLTWRQHFDTQVLRTKDLTTRKCLSGREAAKRHERKLQQALRKLPASGGPCRERLTVFSDVFDDVCHGSPAFGSVLREIKTEYDLYTKSLLSSQSPLQDKSACTPFGVSTEATELKEAAKRVLLLEQEAWRALEENDRYYFINILISLCMLLKTIHRRLFFSFRVRIEYEDAQAKALPDQKENGGSESRDTGQCDEDVFSGVKQCELSSIAQVEAKRQQVWEVWNEVQRLQKDIRETMVSTVTTSTLENCIRDSEDEIMNFAASNVLLQRTSKVKMDKMDTLRSLSFCLRKSQDCKYIKNPTTCSKCRSYHMK; encoded by the exons ATGTCTGTATCAGGCGGCCAAACTCCGAAGCGCTCAGGCAATCAGCGCGAGTTGAAGGAACTTCTGCGTAGTGTGGAAAAAGCGCACAAAGCAGACATCCAGACCTACAGCTCAGGTCACCTGGGTCCTAACCGCCTCACTCATAAACCCCTCGACTGCAGGCCACGCAAGCCCATTTGGAACAAGCCCAAGTGTAAAGACATGGGCCCTTCTCGCGTTCAGGAAAGGAGCAAAATGGAAGCTAGCGTGGAAGAAACGATTGACGTCCTGCACAGTTTCACCATAGCCACCACGCAACAGAAGCCTAGGATCCAGGAAAAGCCAGAAAGTCCCAGTGGGGAATTGCTGACCGCTGATCTGAGAGGAGCTCTGGACAGGACAGAGGTAGCTAAGTTGAGAAAAGCAAAGCAGGAAACTTGTGCAGTGTCTGGCATGGTGGAACAGGACAGCTgcttgttcacacactcacacgaaGCTGGGCTCACCTGGAGGCAGCACTTTGACACGCAGGTTTTAAGGACAAAAGACCTGACCACCAGGAAGTGTTTGAGTGGTAGAGAAGCAGCAAAGCGGCATGAGCGCAAACTTCAGCAG gcacTGAGGAAACTTCCTGCCAGCGGAGGTCCCTGCAGAGAGCGCCTCACAGTATTTAGTGATGTCTTTGATGACGTGTGTCACGGCTCACCTGCATTCGGCAGCGTCCTCCGAGAAATCAAG ACAGAGTATGATTTGTACACGAAGTCACTCCTTTCCTCCCAGTCACCTCTTCAGGATAAG TCTGCATGTACCCCCTTCGGAGTCTCCACAGAAGCAACAGAGTTAAAGGAAGCAGCAAAGCGAGTGTTATTACTGGAACAGGAAGCCTGGAGAGCTCTAGAGGAAAATGACAggtattattttataaacattttgattTCACTGTGCATGTTGCTCAAAACAATTCATAGaagattgtttttttccttcagagTCAGAATAGAGTATGAAGATGCTCAAGCCAAAGCCTTACCAGACCAGAAGGAAAATG GGGGGTCAGAAAGCCGCGATACtggtcagtgtgatgaggaTGTGTTCTCGGGAGTGAAGCAGTGTGAACTGTCCTCCATCGCTCAAGTGGAGGCTAAGAGACAGCAGGTGTGGGAAGTGTGGAATGAGGTGCAGAGGCTTCAGAAAGACATCAGAGAGACGATGGTGTCCACTGTTACCACCAGCACTCTTGAGAACTGCATCAGAGACTCAGAA GATGAAATCATGAACTTTGCTGCTTCAAATGTGCTTCTACAGAGAACCAGTAAGGTAAAGATGGACAAGATGGACACTTTGAGAAGCTTGTCATTCTGCTTACGTAAATCTCAagattgtaaatatataaagaatcCAACAACCTGTTCAAAGTGTAGATCATATCACATGAAATAA
- the pla2g12b gene encoding group XIIB secretory phospholipase A2-like protein isoform X1 → MFSRCALVLLLCLSTGLAATLIPPASAEELPSAPEAAAAEESNMNTVVEADGVEAAQADAPAEVNQARDAASTTQNAEEDSEWGLSSIRGSFQAVNGYFDSLLELMGGRDGVCQYRCRYGKAPQARPGYQIPEPNGCTSSLLGFQVPDSFDMGIPAMTKCCNQLDMCYDTCGSNKYRCDTKFRWCLHSICGDLKKSLGFVSKVEACEAFADTMYNTVWTLGCRPFMNSQRAACICEGEEKDEL, encoded by the exons ATGTTCTCTCGCTGTGCCCTCGTTCTTCTGCTCTGCCTCTCCACAGGCCTGGCTGCCACGCTCATCCCTCCTGCTTCTGCCGAGGAGCTTCCGTCAGCTCCTGAGGCTGCAGCAGCTGAAGAGTCAAACATGAATACAGTTGTAGAGGCTGATGGCGTTGAAGCAGCCCAAGCTGATGCTCCTGCAGAGGTAAACCAGGCCAGAGATGCCGCCAGCACTACCCAAAACGCTGAGGAGGACTCTGAGTGGGGCCTGAGCTCCATCAGAGGCAGCTTTCAAGCCGTCAATGGGTATTTTGACTCACTGCTGGAGCTGATGGGAGGCCGCGATGGCGTGTGCCAGTACCGCTGTAGATACG GTAAAGCTCCACAAGCTCGTCCAGGCTACCAGATACCTGAACCCAATGGCTGCACATCCTCTTTGCTTGGTTTCCAGGTACCGGATAGT TTCGACATGGGCATCCCAGCCATGACCAAGTGCTGTAACCAGCTGGACATGTGCTATGATACGTGTGGTTCCAACAAGTACCGTTGCGACACCAAGTTCCGCTGGTGCCTCCACAGCATCTGCGGTGATCTAAAGAAGAGCTTGGGCTTCGTGTCAAAGGTCGAAG cttgtGAGGCATTTGCGGATACCATGTACAACACGGTATGGACTCTGGGCTGCAGGCCGTTCATGAACAGCCAGAGGGCAGCCTGTATCTGTGAGGGAGAGGAGAAAGACGAGCTGTAA